The Fusarium keratoplasticum isolate Fu6.1 chromosome 4, whole genome shotgun sequence genome contains the following window.
CTGAGGCATGGAGGGGTAATCCTTATCCGGAGCGGAAAAACAGAAGACCGTGCCCCGCGGTGGTGTCGCAAAACCGGCAGCGAATCGATGGCGCGCACTGCATGAGAAAGCGGCTGCCAAAACCCCAATGGCTCAAAGCCTTTTTACCCTCGAGCCCACTTGAGTCACACTGCCTGCAAGTGCAAGTGATGGTCGCGCGCCGTTTGACTCCCTCGCCcattttttcttcttcttctatCCATCGAACCTTTTACTCCTACGCCTGCTGTTCGCGACGACCGTCTCTGACCTTGAACCGGTCTCTTGTTCTTTGGTCAACTCCCCGCCAGCGACGACCCCTCCAACAACACCCCTCCCCACGATTCTTCAACTTTTACTCCACGATGGCGTCCGACGGCAACGCGCTCGCTGAGCAGCTTCAGAAGCTTGGCATTGACAAGGTCGAATCGTACCCCAACTGCCACCCCGATACCAACCCCGTCGACATCTACCGCTCTCACATCACGGGCCTTCTGCAAGAGATCACTGGCGTTGACCCCAAGATCATCTACCCCGCCATCCAGTGGACTCAGACCCTCGATAAGGGAGATGCTATTCTCGCTGTCCCTGCGCTCCgggtcaagggcaagaagcccGGGGATCTGGCTGAGGAGTGGGTTTCTAAGGTCAGTCGCGTACTGTTGCAATTGCTTTATCTGTTGACTGACTCGATTATACGCAGTTCCCCGAGTCTCCCCTGATCGAGAAGCCTACTGCTAGCGGTCCTTTcatttccttcttcttcaagaccgACAAGCTTAccagcctgctgctgcccacGATCCGAAACCGCTCTGATGCCTACGGAAAGAACCCCTACAACGGCCTCAAGGACCCCAGCGACCCCAGCGCTGGAAAGAAGCGCATGATTGTCGAGTTTTCCTCCCCCAACATTGCCAAGCCTTTCCACGCTGGTCACCTGCGAAGCACAATCATTGGTGGTTTCATCGCCTCGCTGTACGAGTACTCTGGCTGGGATGTCATCCGAATGAACTACCTCGGTGACTGGGGCAAGCAGTATGGTCTGTTGGCTCTGGCTTGGGAGAAATggggtgatgaggaggctctcaaggctgACCCCATCAACcacctcttcaacctctACGTCCGAATCAACGTGGAGATGTccgacgagaaggaggccattgaggccaagaagaaggctggcgAGGACGTCACTGCCCTTCTGGATGCCTCGCTCGACGAGCAGGCCCGAAAGTACTTCCGACGAATGAcggatggtgatgaggaggctgTTAAGCTGTGGCGACGATTCCGTGATCTGAGCATTGTCCGCTACAAGAAGACCTATGCCCGACTCAACATTGAGTACGACGTTTACTCAGGAGAAAGCCAAGTCCCCGAGTCCGACATGgaggaggccgccaaggTTCTCGCCGAGAAGTCGCTTACCGAGGATGCTGACGGTGCTATTCTCATCGACTTCTCCAAGCACGTCGCTGGCAAGCAGGGCAAGAGTCTCGAGAAGGTCATTCTGCGAAAGAAGGACGGCACTGCTCTGTACCTGACCCGAGACATCAGCGAGCTGCTGAACCGACAGAAGAAGTACAACTTTGACCACATCATCTACGTCGTCGCCTCGCAACAAGACCTGCACCTGAAGCAGTTGTTCAAGACGATTGAACTGATGGGCCACgacgacatcgccaagaaGTGCCAGCACATTAACTTTGGAATGGTACTCGGTATGAGCACTCGAAAGGGCACCGtcaagttcctcgacgacatcctcCGGGACGTCGCTGAGAAGATGCATGATGTCATgaagaagaacgagaacAAGTACTCGCAGATTGAGAACCCCGAGGCTGTTGCCGATATTCTGGGTATCAGCAGTGTCATGGTCCAGGACATGTCTGGAAAGCGGTATGTAGCCCCTTTATTGTTGACGAGTGTTTACTAACGATGTTAGAATCAACAACTACAAGTTCGACATGGATGCCATGACCTCGTTCGAGGGTGACACTGGCCCTTACCTCCAGTACGCCCACGCTCGCCTCTGCTCCATCCGCCGAAAGGCCGGCCtcaccgacgaggagctggCGACTGCCGACTTTACCCTCCTGAGCGAGAAGCACGCCACCGACCTCGTCCGTCTGCTCAGCCAGTGGCCCGACGTTGTCCAGAACACTCTCAAGACTCTTGAGCCTACCACCATCTTGACCTACCTCTTCAAGATGACCCACGTCCTCAGCTCCAGCTACGACCACCTCCGAATTGTCGGCAGCGAGAAGGAGCTCCAGAAGGCCCGCATGGCCCTCTACGATGCTGCCCGAATCGTGCTTCACAACGGCATGAGCCTGCTCGGTCTCACCCCTGTTGAGCGGTATGTACCCTGAAGTGATATTTAAATGAGATACATGAGGCTAACTGGAAATAGAATGTAAGGTAGACAAGATTAGAAATACAAAAAACGGGATATAAAAaaggcgatgacgatgggatGTTGGCGGCGAGGTAGATCTCGATAAAGCCACAATAGATGAGAGCATgaaaagttattaatatacccATACAACTACTGGAGGGTCCCTGCGTGTCTATCAATTGCGCTATTGATGAGTACCCCCTGTGAAAAGATGGCAGGAAAGTAATGCTATGCTGATTATAGAATGCATGCTTGGGTTAACCACAACTACCGCACTGATGGTCAGATTAAGTTCCCTTGCGACAGTGAGGGTTTTCAGATTAACTGATATTCAACTATAAACTGATGTCTAGCTCTTTCTGGCTGACTTCTACATCTAAACTATTCTATGCTTCATTATCCCAATATGTTTCCAAGCTTCTAACCCTCGTTATCCCATACATAAGCCCGTAACCTTTTCTTTTATTCTACAATCAAGTCATTGCGCGTACTGTATCGCAAACGGGGGCGAGTACGATTCATCCCAATCtccctcatcgtcctcattTCCAAAGATCCTCAACGCCCTGTACCGAACCACATAAATTCCCGCGGGGGCGAAACCACCACCCGCCAACTCTCCAGTGAAGGGCTGCGAGTTGCGGCCCATGGGGTTCCACAGAAGGGGAAAGTTGACGGGCTCGCCGATGATCCTGGCCTTTCCGGTCGAGGACGACTTGTCCGTCGTCACGGGGATGATGTCGCCGTGAAGCTTGGCCGTGCCGAGGGCTAGGAACCAGACGATCTCTGGGAGCTCGTCCGTTTGGTTGTTGGCTGTGCCAGGCTTGGGGAGGATCCACGTCTTGTTTGCCTTTGCTGGGAAGAAGTTTTCGTCTTTTGATGATGTGATCCAGGTGTCGTTGGGGCCGAGGACTGGGGAGTCGTGTAGGGAACCGGTGAGGCCTTGAtaggggagggagagagcGCTTCCGTCTGTGCCGTTGATGGCTACATAGCCAGACCAGACGGGCAGACGCTTCGCATCGACGCCTTCAGGAGGAGTAGGGAGTAcctcgatgacgatgctCTCTCCTGGAGAGATAGACACCTTGGACTCGCTGAATCTAACACTGGCCTGCTCGTTGGCAAAATCGTTGGGGAATCCATCCGGATACATATAGCCCTTTGCAAGAGTATACATTGTAACAGCAGGAACATGCGAGATCTGAAACTCGACCTCCTCGCGTCCAGTGTTCTTGAGGGTAAAGTTGAGAGACTCGACAAAGTTGTCCGTATCGTTGAAGGAGAGACTCGAGGGGCTCAGGATAATCTTAGAGTGGGCAGCATCATGAGCCTGCACGATGCCGCCGCCCTGCTGAGGAACAGGAGCTAAAAACCTGTAAAAGGCTTTTCCGTCGTTGAAGAGCTGCGGCTTCGAGGTGGCGGAAAGGAGGTtctcgatgaagatggggtCCAGTGTTCCTCGGACTTCGGCGATGAGGGCCACGATGCCTGCCAAAAGGGGAGTCGCCATCGAAGTACCGGACAATACGGCGAAGCTGCCCTGATCTCTGGGGTAAGTAGACAAGATCTCACCTCCAGGGGCGCCAAACTGTGGCTTGACGTCCATCTCCCACGTCGGACCCCAAGATGTAAAAGCGCTGACAGCACCAGCTGTGATGTTGTTGACGGTCTCTCGAAGCATGACGTTTCCATCGCTGCCATCCGACATTTCCAGCACAACCTTTTCTCCCTTGCTGAGATGCTTCATCCACTCTACGCCCTGCAAGGGCGAGACTATAGcggcggccttgatgccCGCAACCATTGAAACGTCATAAGGCATCAGTTTCTCCAGATCGCTGTAGATCATCATATACTGAGCTCCAAACTTGGCCAAGTTAGTAGCCTTGACTTCAAATGTGCATGTGCCCCGTCGGATGAGCACAATGTGCCTGCTGAGATCAGGCGTATTCGCCGGTAGCGGATTGCAGGCATCATCGGCGACGGTGGTGTTGTAGTTGAGAGCCCATAGAGGCAACTTGACGCCCTTCCAAGCATCTGGTGCTCCGGCCAAGGATCCAAACTCGTGTTTCGGGCCGTTGTTGACGGTATAGTGCGAGACGTTGAACAGGGCTAGTGATTTCGTGTTGTCAAAGGAAGCAACAGCTGTCACATGTTTTCCGTTGCCAGCAGTACTCGCGTAAAACAGACCGGCTTCGCCAGCGTTGCCAGCTGACAAGATACACGGGACTCCCTGGTCGACAATGCGGGAGACAGCCACAGCCCACGGATCCTCGGACCAACCGGCAGGCCCTCCAATAGACGCCGAGATGATATCTGCACCGTCCTCAAAAGCCCGGTTGAAAGCGGCAATCAGAATGTCGTTGCCGGACTCGCCCTTGCAGCCAAAAGCCCGGTACGCGCCGATGGTGACACCCGGGGCGGCTCCGGTGAAGCCCATCGAGTTGGCCTGCGCCGCGAGGGTTCCAGCCGTGTGAGTTCCGTGTCCTTCGCAGTCTTGCGGATCGTCATCTGGGGTTGCTGCGTTCTCGCCATTGTAGGTGTCGCCAACGAGGTCAGTTCCGAAGGAAACGAGGCAGCCTGGGCCAAAGCATCCTCCAAGAGCAGGATGTGTGTAGTCAACCTATATCAACAGTCAGCTGACTACAATCATGAGTTGTTAACAGTAACTTACACCACTGTCGACCAGGGCAACTTTGATGCCCTTGCCCGTCGCTCCCTCAGCTCGCAGCTTGTCAACCTGTGTCATGATATGCGGCGAAAAGGTGTCGTTCTTCGCATCTCTCCCATCCAAGTCTCTCCGTTGGATAGCTGAGTAATCCTTGCCCGGTGTGCCCTGCCAATGAACCTCTGGTGTTGGTAGGCTGATCATCTTAACCGGCCAGCTCCGCTTGACTGCCGGCATCTTGGTCATCATGACAGCCAGATCCTCCGCATGGTCGACATCGTTAAACTGAATCGAAGCgcccttgaagagcttgtAATCGTACTGCATCCGCGTCGTTCCATGTTCGGAAGCCTTGGCGTAAAAGTCTGAACAGTCCTGGGTCTTGTCAGCGGTGGGAACTTGAGCTCAACTCGATCAACATACGTTATCATCCTCAAACTCAAAGATGTACGCTCCCGGTAGTCG
Protein-coding sequences here:
- a CDS encoding Arginine--tRNA ligase; protein product: MVARRLTPSPIFSSSSIHRTFYSYACCSRRPSLTLNRSLVLWSTPRQRRPLQQHPSPRFFNFYSTMASDGNALAEQLQKLGIDKVESYPNCHPDTNPVDIYRSHITGLLQEITGVDPKIIYPAIQWTQTLDKGDAILAVPALRVKGKKPGDLAEEWVSKFPESPLIEKPTASGPFISFFFKTDKLTSLLLPTIRNRSDAYGKNPYNGLKDPSDPSAGKKRMIVEFSSPNIAKPFHAGHLRSTIIGGFIASLYEYSGWDVIRMNYLGDWGKQYGLLALAWEKWGDEEALKADPINHLFNLYVRINVEMSDEKEAIEAKKKAGEDVTALLDASLDEQARKYFRRMTDGDEEAVKLWRRFRDLSIVRYKKTYARLNIEYDVYSGESQVPESDMEEAAKVLAEKSLTEDADGAILIDFSKHVAGKQGKSLEKVILRKKDGTALYLTRDISELLNRQKKYNFDHIIYVVASQQDLHLKQLFKTIELMGHDDIAKKCQHINFGMVLGMSTRKGTVKFLDDILRDVAEKMHDVMKKNENKYSQIENPEAVADILGISSVMVQDMSGKRINNYKFDMDAMTSFEGDTGPYLQYAHARLCSIRRKAGLTDEELATADFTLLSEKHATDLVRLLSQWPDVVQNTLKTLEPTTILTYLFKMTHVLSSSYDHLRIVGSEKELQKARMALYDAARIVLHNGMSLLGLTPVERM